In Panthera leo isolate Ple1 chromosome B3, P.leo_Ple1_pat1.1, whole genome shotgun sequence, a single genomic region encodes these proteins:
- the LOC122221215 gene encoding cytochrome c oxidase subunit NDUFA4-like — protein sequence MLRQIFSQAKKHPSLIPLFIFIGAGGTGAALYVLPLALFNPDVNCDRKNNPERWNKLGPNDQYKFYSVNVNYSKLKKEGPDF from the coding sequence ATGTTACGCCAGATCTTCAGTCAGGCCAAGAAGCATCCGAGCTTGATCCCCCTCTTCATATTTATTGGAGCGGGAGGTACTGGAGCAGCACTATATGTCTTGCCCCTGGCGTTGTTCAATCCAGATGTCAATTGTGATAGGAAGAATAACCCAGAACGGTGGAACAAACTGGGTCCCAATGATCAATACAAGTTCTACTCAGTGAATGTAAATTATAGCAAACTGAAGAAAGAAGGTCCAGACTTCTAA